A DNA window from Zingiber officinale cultivar Zhangliang chromosome 3A, Zo_v1.1, whole genome shotgun sequence contains the following coding sequences:
- the LOC122052363 gene encoding uncharacterized protein LOC122052363 isoform X2, producing MDPYYQYYQPQTWFYQPEHQYYPPVDQSNFRSEVAHSQFTDSYPAHQGPQGVQIDYIAMRKKIRGIQQFKEETLHEYWKRFKELCSSCPQHQISDQLLVLHFYDGLFPFDLYMVDKASGGPLIDKTPDEAIKLLETMAANPQQFRNGQLVTIRVDEIIPTDVEVPEQRNCIVFDRHDLDFIISQESSNTSCCDVVVVKISDSTDNVVVDVVDDVGTDVDDDVSVGDCTLEAIPQESPELDVDDESVGTCIMEARTQESLSVVVHSPESKPESKLLSDDEEVTTIILEPPGQIFKEHMVGGEVLTSMHNIPLPKWISYLNRLQPPGRTIPIPAWILLLNLLQPPGIKGSLFLPFIFA from the exons atggatccatattatcagtacTATCAACCTCAGACTTGGTTCTATCAGCCTGAACATCAGTACTACCCACCTGTGGATCAATCAAATTTTAGGTCTGAGGTTGCACATAGTCAGTTTACTGACTCATATCCAGCACATCAAGGCCCACAGGGAGTTCAAATTGATTATATAGCTATGCGGAAAAAGATTCGTGGCATTCAACAATTCAAGGAGGAGACATTGCATGAATATTGGAAGAGATTTAAGGAACTTTGCTCTAGTTGTCCTCAACATCAAATTAGTGATCAGTTGCTTGTCCTACATTTTTATGATGGATTGTTTCCGTTTGATTTGTACATGGTGGATAAAGCTAGTGGAGGGCCCTTGATTGATAAAACTCCTGATGAAGCTATAAAACTTTTGGAAACCATGGCTGCCAACCCTCAACAATTTAGAAATGGACAACTAGTTACCATAAGAGTTGATGAGATTATTCCTACGGATGTAGAGGTGCCTGAGCAAAGGAATTGTATTGTTTTTGACAGGCATGatcttgattttattatttcacaGGAGTCCTCTAATACTTCTTGTTGTGATGTTGTAGTTGTAAAAATTTCTGACTCTACTGATAATGTTGTTGTAGATGTTGTTGATGATGTAGGTACTGATGTAGAtgatgatgtaagtgtaggggattgcacattggaagcaatacctcaagaatcacctgaaCTAGATGTGGatgatgagagtgtagggacttgtattATGGAGGCAAGAACCCAAGAATCACTATCTGTGGTTGTACATTCACCTGAGTCAAAACCAGAGTCTAAGCTATTATCTGATGATGAGGAGGTCACAACCATCATTTTAGaacctccag GGCAAATTTTCAAGGAGCACATGGTGGGAGGAGAGGTCTTGACTTCAATGCACAATATTCCACTTCCAAAGTGGATTTCGTACCTTAACCGACTCCAACCACCGGGAAGAACCATTCCAATACCAGCGTGGATTCTTCTTcttaatcttcttcaaccacccggaattaaggggagtttgttccttccttttatttttgcttaa
- the LOC122052363 gene encoding uncharacterized protein LOC122052363 isoform X1 encodes MDPYYQYYQPQTWFYQPEHQYYPPVDQSNFRSEVAHSQFTDSYPAHQGPQGVQIDYIAMRKKIRGIQQFKEETLHEYWKRFKELCSSCPQHQISDQLLVLHFYDGLFPFDLYMVDKASGGPLIDKTPDEAIKLLETMAANPQQFRNGQLVTIRVDEIIPTDVEVPEQRNCIVFDRHDLDFIISQESSNTSCCDVVVVKISDSTDNVVVDVVDDVGTDVDDDVSVGDCTLEAIPQESPELDVDDESVGTCIMEARTQESLSVVVHSPESKPESKLLSDDEEVTTIILEPPGEYKLPEWMLKLNRLQPPGQIFKEHMVGGEVLTSMHNIPLPKWISYLNRLQPPGRTIPIPAWILLLNLLQPPGIKGSLFLPFIFA; translated from the exons atggatccatattatcagtacTATCAACCTCAGACTTGGTTCTATCAGCCTGAACATCAGTACTACCCACCTGTGGATCAATCAAATTTTAGGTCTGAGGTTGCACATAGTCAGTTTACTGACTCATATCCAGCACATCAAGGCCCACAGGGAGTTCAAATTGATTATATAGCTATGCGGAAAAAGATTCGTGGCATTCAACAATTCAAGGAGGAGACATTGCATGAATATTGGAAGAGATTTAAGGAACTTTGCTCTAGTTGTCCTCAACATCAAATTAGTGATCAGTTGCTTGTCCTACATTTTTATGATGGATTGTTTCCGTTTGATTTGTACATGGTGGATAAAGCTAGTGGAGGGCCCTTGATTGATAAAACTCCTGATGAAGCTATAAAACTTTTGGAAACCATGGCTGCCAACCCTCAACAATTTAGAAATGGACAACTAGTTACCATAAGAGTTGATGAGATTATTCCTACGGATGTAGAGGTGCCTGAGCAAAGGAATTGTATTGTTTTTGACAGGCATGatcttgattttattatttcacaGGAGTCCTCTAATACTTCTTGTTGTGATGTTGTAGTTGTAAAAATTTCTGACTCTACTGATAATGTTGTTGTAGATGTTGTTGATGATGTAGGTACTGATGTAGAtgatgatgtaagtgtaggggattgcacattggaagcaatacctcaagaatcacctgaaCTAGATGTGGatgatgagagtgtagggacttgtattATGGAGGCAAGAACCCAAGAATCACTATCTGTGGTTGTACATTCACCTGAGTCAAAACCAGAGTCTAAGCTATTATCTGATGATGAGGAGGTCACAACCATCATTTTAGaacctccag GAGaatataagcttccggagtggatgcttaaatTGAATCGTCTTCAACCTCCAGGGCAAATTTTCAAGGAGCACATGGTGGGAGGAGAGGTCTTGACTTCAATGCACAATATTCCACTTCCAAAGTGGATTTCGTACCTTAACCGACTCCAACCACCGGGAAGAACCATTCCAATACCAGCGTGGATTCTTCTTcttaatcttcttcaaccacccggaattaaggggagtttgttccttccttttatttttgcttaa